The stretch of DNA CCCGACCACGAACGGCGTGATCGTCTCGAGCGATGCGATCGGTTCGGAGAGCGGGTTCCCACCGTGTTCGATCCGCCCGAGCAAGACCAGTCCGGCGACGAGTACGACGTCGATACCGCCAGTGGCGAGTCGCTCGCGATCGGTTGCACGGTCATCGGCCCCGGTCTGTACTGCCGTGTCCATACTCGGGACTCTGGGTCGGCATCCTATTGATGTCCCGGTTCCGCCCAATGGCTGAGAAACCGCCGATGGAGCGCCCGGAGTCCCTGACAGGAGAGGAGGAACTCGGCGGCTGCGCCACCGAGCGCCGTCCAACGGACAGAGCGTCTCCGTGCGAGGATCGCCTCGCACGGTCGACCGGTCGACGGACGCGCACTTTGTTATCGGCTCCGTTCAGAAGCGGCGGGCGGGCGGTAAGACGATCCTACAACCACCCCTTTCGGCGTCGGCGGCGACGGACGGCGCGCCGACAGTCGTTCGATCGGGACTGTCAGCAGAAGAACTAATATAGGGCGAACCCGAACCGCTCGCGTAATGGCTGTGGTCGGCGAACAGCGGGCCGGCTGTGACGGGTGCGGCCGAACGGTCGCGCTCGAGGAACTGACGACGGTGACGATGCCCGACGGCGAACGGGTAGTCTGCTGTCCGGAGTGCGAACCCCACGCGAGAGCGGCAGCACGGAAGGGCAACTCGCTCGATCAGCGACGAGACGCTTGCGACGGCTGTACCGGGACCTACCTCACGACCGAACTCGAGGACGTCGTGCTCGAGGATGGGACCGTGTTGACGTGCTGTCCGTCGTGTGCGGCCGAAGCGCGGGACCGTCGCGGTACGGATACAGACGCGACCGACGGTGACGGCACCGACTCGAGCGCGGACGGCTCCGACCGGGGCGCGAACGACCGTCCCGAGGGAGAGGAGAGCCGCTGTAGCCAGTGTCACGGGCCGGTATCCGACGAACGGTTTCGCGTGACGACGATCGACGGCCGGACCGAGCGGCTGTGTCCCGACTGCAAGATCGACGCCGAGGAGAACGGTATCGTCGCCGACGTCGACATGCGAAAGACGCGGGCGCGCGAGGTACTCGGCGTAGATGCGGACGCGAGCGACGAGGCGATCCGCGAGGCGTACCACCGGCAGGTCAAACGCGCCCATCCGGACCGGAAAAGCGGCAGTCGGTCGGCCTTCGCCCTCGTCACGGACGCCTACGAGCGACTCTGCGAGGACGACTGAGGGGCGATTCCGTCCTCCCGCCCCACGAACCCGATCGTCGCCGGATT from Natrinema salaciae encodes:
- a CDS encoding J domain-containing protein; translated protein: MAVVGEQRAGCDGCGRTVALEELTTVTMPDGERVVCCPECEPHARAAARKGNSLDQRRDACDGCTGTYLTTELEDVVLEDGTVLTCCPSCAAEARDRRGTDTDATDGDGTDSSADGSDRGANDRPEGEESRCSQCHGPVSDERFRVTTIDGRTERLCPDCKIDAEENGIVADVDMRKTRAREVLGVDADASDEAIREAYHRQVKRAHPDRKSGSRSAFALVTDAYERLCEDD